A genome region from Zootoca vivipara chromosome 11, rZooViv1.1, whole genome shotgun sequence includes the following:
- the IL31RA gene encoding interleukin-31 receptor subunit alpha isoform X2, producing the protein MILNKILYTMLGILTIHCSFCLVVPPRAPEIIFCVFYYKSGSALNCTWTYERNTETVYTLTKQMLEPNEEENCSTKGVSTLVGDEIPSCSTKSASCTLFNQPLSAREYRVQVTARNSLGEATSQPVCIISTKIMKTDPPQITEIETVPGMKQMLRVHWKKPRYMPVSAENNTRCQIRHKSIMGNGTKDYFMEEDRATIDLTNLWDCTNYTVDIRCAHNDSKFWSEWSAEKMGTTEEQAPLKVDLWRVLELHQPTGRRTVHLLWKKHEEFPSSGRIDSYRIKYFTKSKPPFEKTVNAKNNSSYFGLTGEAYAISVVAHNIAGDSPEAVLKIPSIHEESMNLQRILSLNTSALKEHLFLEWETSELEINEYIIEWYNELETDPYNRSWEYITNVTNWTFPKGTFNPYICYNISVYPLHKGEVKVPSSTRTYFQEGSPIRGPTAVVKYFDKNEAAITWEEIKKADRHGDIINYTIFYKADGGKELGETVSADVLEYHLKSLQANTKYTAHVMASTMAGGTNGTEIDFITHKLSETDILLFVIVGFFMLCLTSVGLLWALKRRTLKKICWPEIPHPVLPSFPSGFQEKTMLRNSPSENETLSVLRVDPCGKDHDESHLLTLETWLNQTDVTSNFLMANHEILCSEEHEAIAPLAQSTSLGHDFRNSPSIPAPKVDSRDYGDGEVQDQPELKEKTEFNLYLKNSVHTREFLGQNTEGTKAQPVFVTGQCYVALNAVKRFSKR; encoded by the exons ATGATTCTAAATAAAATCTTATATACTATGCTTGGGATCTTAACCATACATTGCAGCTTCTGTTTAGTGG TTCCTCCAAGGGCTCCTGAAATTATTTTCTGTGTCTTTTATTACAAAAGTGGCTCAGCTCTTAATTGCACATGGACATATGAAAGGAACACTGAAACAGTCTATACTCTCACTAAACA GATGTTAGAACCAAATGAGGAAGAAAACTGCTCAACGAAAGGAGTTTCAACATTAGTAGGCGATGAGATACCAAGCTGCTCAACCAAAAGTGCTTCATGTACATTATTCAATCAACCACTTTCTGCTCGGGAATATCGTGTCCAGGTGACGGCAAGAAATAGCTTGGGGGAAGCAACATCTCAGCCTGTTTGCATAATTTCTACAAAAATTA TGAAGACTGATCCCCCTCAGATAACTGAAATAGAAACAGTTCCAGGGATGAAGCAAATGCTAAGAGTTCATTGGAAAAAACCTCGGTATATGCCTGTAAGTGCCGAGAACAATACAAGGTGCCAAATTCGACACAAATCCATAATGGGAAATGGCACG AAAGATTACTTCATGGAGGAAGACAGAGCAACAATTGATCTCACTAATCTGTGGGATTGTACAAACTATACTGTTGACATTCGGTGCGCTCATAATGACTCGAAGTTTTGGAGTGAGTGGAGTGCAGAAAAAATGGGAACAACTGAAGAACAAG CTCCCTTGAAAGTAGACTTGTGGCGAGTACTTGAGTTGCATCAGCCCACTGGAAGAAGAACTGTGCACCTTTTGTGGAAG AAACATGAAGAATTCCCATCTTCTGGAAGAATAGATAGCTACAGAATAAAGTATTTTACAAAAAGCAAGCCTCCTTTTGAAAAAACTGTCAACGCTAAAAATAATTCCAGTTATTTCGGACTGACAGGGGAAGCCTATGCGATCAGTGTTGTTGCTCATAATATAGCTGGAGATTCTCCTGAGGCTGTTTTGAAAATTCCATCAATACATGAAGAAAGCATGA ATCTCCAAAGGATTCTTAGCTTGAATACTTCTGCTTTAAAGGAACACTTGTTTTTGGAATGGGAAACTTCAGAGttagaaataaatgaatacattatAGAATGGTATAATGAATTGGAGACAGATCCATACAACAGATCTTGGGAATACATAACAAATGTAACAAACTGGACATTTCCAAAAG gAACCTTCAATCCTTATATATGTTACAACATTTCAGTGTATCCCTTACATAAAGGTGAAGTAAAAGTGCCGAGTTCCACCAGAACCTATTTTCAAGAAGGAA GCCCAATCCGAGGTCCTACTGCTGTGGTGAAATATTTTGATAAAAATGAAGCTGCCATAACGTGGGAGGAAATTAAAAAAGCAGACAGACATGGTGATATTATTAACTACACTATATTTTACAAAGCTGATGGTGGAAAAGAATTGG GAGAAACAGTGAGTGCTGATGTGCTAGAATACCACCTTAAATCCTTGCAAGCTAACACCAAGTACACAGCTCATGTTATGGCAAGCACCATGGCTGGAGGAACCAATGGAACAGAGATAGATTTCATCACCCATAAACTTA gTGAGACAGATATTCTTCTGTTTGTCATTGTTGGATTTTTCATGCTATGCTTAACAAGTGTTGGGTTATTGTGGGCTCTGAAAAGACGCAC GTTGAAAAAGATTTGTTGGCCTGAAATCCCACATCCGGTGCTACCAAGTTTCCCCAGTGGATTTCAG GAGAAGACAATGTTGAGAAATTCACCCTCTGAGAATGAGACACTCAGTGTTTTGAGGGTAGATCCTTGTGGAAAGGATCATGATGAATCACACTTGCTGACCCTTGAAACCTGGTTGAACCAGACTGATGTTACCTCAAACTTCTTGATGGCCAACCATGAGATTTTGTGCAGTGAGGAACATGAAGCTATAGCACCTCTTGCACAATCAACCTCTCTGGGGCATGATTTCAGGAATTCACCATCAATTCCAGCTCCAAAAGTGGATTCTAGAGATTATGGAGATGGTGAAGTTCAAGATCAGCCAGAGTTGAAGGAGAAAACTGAGTTCAACCTATATTTGAAAAACTCTGTCCATACAAGAGAGTTCTTAGGCCAAAATACAGAAGGAACAAAAGCCCAGCCAGTTTTTGTGACAGGACAGTGTTATGTGGCACTGAATGCAGTTAAACGGTTCTCAAAGCGTTAA
- the IL31RA gene encoding interleukin-31 receptor subunit alpha isoform X3 has translation MLEPNEEENCSTKGVSTLVGDEIPSCSTKSASCTLFNQPLSAREYRVQVTARNSLGEATSQPVCIISTKIMKTDPPQITEIETVPGMKQMLRVHWKKPRYMPVSAENNTRCQIRHKSIMGNGTKDYFMEEDRATIDLTNLWDCTNYTVDIRCAHNDSKFWSEWSAEKMGTTEEQAPLKVDLWRVLELHQPTGRRTVHLLWKKHEEFPSSGRIDSYRIKYFTKSKPPFEKTVNAKNNSSYFGLTGEAYAISVVAHNIAGDSPEAVLKIPSIHEESMNLQRILSLNTSALKEHLFLEWETSELEINEYIIEWYNELETDPYNRSWEYITNVTNWTFPKGTFNPYICYNISVYPLHKGEVKVPSSTRTYFQEGSPIRGPTAVVKYFDKNEAAITWEEIKKADRHGDIINYTIFYKADGGKELGETVSADVLEYHLKSLQANTKYTAHVMASTMAGGTNGTEIDFITHKLSETDILLFVIVGFFMLCLTSVGLLWALKRRTLKKICWPEIPHPVLPSFPSGFQEKTMLRNSPSENETLSVLRVDPCGKDHDESHLLTLETWLNQTDVTSNFLMANHEILCSEEHEAIAPLAQSTSLGHDFRNSPSIPAPKVDSRDYGDGEVQDQPELKEKTEFNLYLKNSVHTREFLGQNTEGTKAQPVFVTGQCYVALNAVKRFSKR, from the exons ATGTTAGAACCAAATGAGGAAGAAAACTGCTCAACGAAAGGAGTTTCAACATTAGTAGGCGATGAGATACCAAGCTGCTCAACCAAAAGTGCTTCATGTACATTATTCAATCAACCACTTTCTGCTCGGGAATATCGTGTCCAGGTGACGGCAAGAAATAGCTTGGGGGAAGCAACATCTCAGCCTGTTTGCATAATTTCTACAAAAATTA TGAAGACTGATCCCCCTCAGATAACTGAAATAGAAACAGTTCCAGGGATGAAGCAAATGCTAAGAGTTCATTGGAAAAAACCTCGGTATATGCCTGTAAGTGCCGAGAACAATACAAGGTGCCAAATTCGACACAAATCCATAATGGGAAATGGCACG AAAGATTACTTCATGGAGGAAGACAGAGCAACAATTGATCTCACTAATCTGTGGGATTGTACAAACTATACTGTTGACATTCGGTGCGCTCATAATGACTCGAAGTTTTGGAGTGAGTGGAGTGCAGAAAAAATGGGAACAACTGAAGAACAAG CTCCCTTGAAAGTAGACTTGTGGCGAGTACTTGAGTTGCATCAGCCCACTGGAAGAAGAACTGTGCACCTTTTGTGGAAG AAACATGAAGAATTCCCATCTTCTGGAAGAATAGATAGCTACAGAATAAAGTATTTTACAAAAAGCAAGCCTCCTTTTGAAAAAACTGTCAACGCTAAAAATAATTCCAGTTATTTCGGACTGACAGGGGAAGCCTATGCGATCAGTGTTGTTGCTCATAATATAGCTGGAGATTCTCCTGAGGCTGTTTTGAAAATTCCATCAATACATGAAGAAAGCATGA ATCTCCAAAGGATTCTTAGCTTGAATACTTCTGCTTTAAAGGAACACTTGTTTTTGGAATGGGAAACTTCAGAGttagaaataaatgaatacattatAGAATGGTATAATGAATTGGAGACAGATCCATACAACAGATCTTGGGAATACATAACAAATGTAACAAACTGGACATTTCCAAAAG gAACCTTCAATCCTTATATATGTTACAACATTTCAGTGTATCCCTTACATAAAGGTGAAGTAAAAGTGCCGAGTTCCACCAGAACCTATTTTCAAGAAGGAA GCCCAATCCGAGGTCCTACTGCTGTGGTGAAATATTTTGATAAAAATGAAGCTGCCATAACGTGGGAGGAAATTAAAAAAGCAGACAGACATGGTGATATTATTAACTACACTATATTTTACAAAGCTGATGGTGGAAAAGAATTGG GAGAAACAGTGAGTGCTGATGTGCTAGAATACCACCTTAAATCCTTGCAAGCTAACACCAAGTACACAGCTCATGTTATGGCAAGCACCATGGCTGGAGGAACCAATGGAACAGAGATAGATTTCATCACCCATAAACTTA gTGAGACAGATATTCTTCTGTTTGTCATTGTTGGATTTTTCATGCTATGCTTAACAAGTGTTGGGTTATTGTGGGCTCTGAAAAGACGCAC GTTGAAAAAGATTTGTTGGCCTGAAATCCCACATCCGGTGCTACCAAGTTTCCCCAGTGGATTTCAG GAGAAGACAATGTTGAGAAATTCACCCTCTGAGAATGAGACACTCAGTGTTTTGAGGGTAGATCCTTGTGGAAAGGATCATGATGAATCACACTTGCTGACCCTTGAAACCTGGTTGAACCAGACTGATGTTACCTCAAACTTCTTGATGGCCAACCATGAGATTTTGTGCAGTGAGGAACATGAAGCTATAGCACCTCTTGCACAATCAACCTCTCTGGGGCATGATTTCAGGAATTCACCATCAATTCCAGCTCCAAAAGTGGATTCTAGAGATTATGGAGATGGTGAAGTTCAAGATCAGCCAGAGTTGAAGGAGAAAACTGAGTTCAACCTATATTTGAAAAACTCTGTCCATACAAGAGAGTTCTTAGGCCAAAATACAGAAGGAACAAAAGCCCAGCCAGTTTTTGTGACAGGACAGTGTTATGTGGCACTGAATGCAGTTAAACGGTTCTCAAAGCGTTAA
- the IL31RA gene encoding interleukin-31 receptor subunit alpha isoform X1: MILNKILYTMLGILTIHCSFCLVDGDAVAHIFPSSPLIESGSTLKVFCRLGKKLFPYKNASHIIWTLNDVVIAEENYQIINDSVSGVVIHNFTYGRAHVKCFVDSPVEKQHLAHSEVRSGFPPRAPEIIFCVFYYKSGSALNCTWTYERNTETVYTLTKQMLEPNEEENCSTKGVSTLVGDEIPSCSTKSASCTLFNQPLSAREYRVQVTARNSLGEATSQPVCIISTKIMKTDPPQITEIETVPGMKQMLRVHWKKPRYMPVSAENNTRCQIRHKSIMGNGTKDYFMEEDRATIDLTNLWDCTNYTVDIRCAHNDSKFWSEWSAEKMGTTEEQAPLKVDLWRVLELHQPTGRRTVHLLWKKHEEFPSSGRIDSYRIKYFTKSKPPFEKTVNAKNNSSYFGLTGEAYAISVVAHNIAGDSPEAVLKIPSIHEESMNLQRILSLNTSALKEHLFLEWETSELEINEYIIEWYNELETDPYNRSWEYITNVTNWTFPKGTFNPYICYNISVYPLHKGEVKVPSSTRTYFQEGSPIRGPTAVVKYFDKNEAAITWEEIKKADRHGDIINYTIFYKADGGKELGETVSADVLEYHLKSLQANTKYTAHVMASTMAGGTNGTEIDFITHKLSETDILLFVIVGFFMLCLTSVGLLWALKRRTLKKICWPEIPHPVLPSFPSGFQEKTMLRNSPSENETLSVLRVDPCGKDHDESHLLTLETWLNQTDVTSNFLMANHEILCSEEHEAIAPLAQSTSLGHDFRNSPSIPAPKVDSRDYGDGEVQDQPELKEKTEFNLYLKNSVHTREFLGQNTEGTKAQPVFVTGQCYVALNAVKRFSKR; this comes from the exons ATGATTCTAAATAAAATCTTATATACTATGCTTGGGATCTTAACCATACATTGCAGCTTCTGTTTAGTGG atgGAGATGCTGTGGCTCACATCTTTCCTTCATCCCCTTTAATTGAAAGTGGTTCTACCTTGAAAGTTTTTTGTAGACTGGGAAAAAAACTCTTTCCTTATAAAAATGCAAGTCATATCATCTGGACACTGAATGATGTTGTGATTGCAGAAGAAAACTACCAAATTATCAATGATTCTGTCTCTGGAGTAGTTATTCATAATTTCACTTATGGAAGAGCTCACGTTAAATGTTTTGTTGATTCTCCGGTTGAAAAGCAACACCTGGCTCACTCTGAAGTTAGATCAGGGT TTCCTCCAAGGGCTCCTGAAATTATTTTCTGTGTCTTTTATTACAAAAGTGGCTCAGCTCTTAATTGCACATGGACATATGAAAGGAACACTGAAACAGTCTATACTCTCACTAAACA GATGTTAGAACCAAATGAGGAAGAAAACTGCTCAACGAAAGGAGTTTCAACATTAGTAGGCGATGAGATACCAAGCTGCTCAACCAAAAGTGCTTCATGTACATTATTCAATCAACCACTTTCTGCTCGGGAATATCGTGTCCAGGTGACGGCAAGAAATAGCTTGGGGGAAGCAACATCTCAGCCTGTTTGCATAATTTCTACAAAAATTA TGAAGACTGATCCCCCTCAGATAACTGAAATAGAAACAGTTCCAGGGATGAAGCAAATGCTAAGAGTTCATTGGAAAAAACCTCGGTATATGCCTGTAAGTGCCGAGAACAATACAAGGTGCCAAATTCGACACAAATCCATAATGGGAAATGGCACG AAAGATTACTTCATGGAGGAAGACAGAGCAACAATTGATCTCACTAATCTGTGGGATTGTACAAACTATACTGTTGACATTCGGTGCGCTCATAATGACTCGAAGTTTTGGAGTGAGTGGAGTGCAGAAAAAATGGGAACAACTGAAGAACAAG CTCCCTTGAAAGTAGACTTGTGGCGAGTACTTGAGTTGCATCAGCCCACTGGAAGAAGAACTGTGCACCTTTTGTGGAAG AAACATGAAGAATTCCCATCTTCTGGAAGAATAGATAGCTACAGAATAAAGTATTTTACAAAAAGCAAGCCTCCTTTTGAAAAAACTGTCAACGCTAAAAATAATTCCAGTTATTTCGGACTGACAGGGGAAGCCTATGCGATCAGTGTTGTTGCTCATAATATAGCTGGAGATTCTCCTGAGGCTGTTTTGAAAATTCCATCAATACATGAAGAAAGCATGA ATCTCCAAAGGATTCTTAGCTTGAATACTTCTGCTTTAAAGGAACACTTGTTTTTGGAATGGGAAACTTCAGAGttagaaataaatgaatacattatAGAATGGTATAATGAATTGGAGACAGATCCATACAACAGATCTTGGGAATACATAACAAATGTAACAAACTGGACATTTCCAAAAG gAACCTTCAATCCTTATATATGTTACAACATTTCAGTGTATCCCTTACATAAAGGTGAAGTAAAAGTGCCGAGTTCCACCAGAACCTATTTTCAAGAAGGAA GCCCAATCCGAGGTCCTACTGCTGTGGTGAAATATTTTGATAAAAATGAAGCTGCCATAACGTGGGAGGAAATTAAAAAAGCAGACAGACATGGTGATATTATTAACTACACTATATTTTACAAAGCTGATGGTGGAAAAGAATTGG GAGAAACAGTGAGTGCTGATGTGCTAGAATACCACCTTAAATCCTTGCAAGCTAACACCAAGTACACAGCTCATGTTATGGCAAGCACCATGGCTGGAGGAACCAATGGAACAGAGATAGATTTCATCACCCATAAACTTA gTGAGACAGATATTCTTCTGTTTGTCATTGTTGGATTTTTCATGCTATGCTTAACAAGTGTTGGGTTATTGTGGGCTCTGAAAAGACGCAC GTTGAAAAAGATTTGTTGGCCTGAAATCCCACATCCGGTGCTACCAAGTTTCCCCAGTGGATTTCAG GAGAAGACAATGTTGAGAAATTCACCCTCTGAGAATGAGACACTCAGTGTTTTGAGGGTAGATCCTTGTGGAAAGGATCATGATGAATCACACTTGCTGACCCTTGAAACCTGGTTGAACCAGACTGATGTTACCTCAAACTTCTTGATGGCCAACCATGAGATTTTGTGCAGTGAGGAACATGAAGCTATAGCACCTCTTGCACAATCAACCTCTCTGGGGCATGATTTCAGGAATTCACCATCAATTCCAGCTCCAAAAGTGGATTCTAGAGATTATGGAGATGGTGAAGTTCAAGATCAGCCAGAGTTGAAGGAGAAAACTGAGTTCAACCTATATTTGAAAAACTCTGTCCATACAAGAGAGTTCTTAGGCCAAAATACAGAAGGAACAAAAGCCCAGCCAGTTTTTGTGACAGGACAGTGTTATGTGGCACTGAATGCAGTTAAACGGTTCTCAAAGCGTTAA